The genome window CGCCGGCAGAAAGAGTCCCGCAAGGCGGTAAGTATTGTAGCCTGAGGCATCCAATGCAGTCAGAGGGATGGGCTTCAGCTACCGCCCAATTGGGTAATGGCAGTACCACATGCCGCATCCATATTGACTGTCTCTATCTCATCTACTCCCCCTATACACTTTCTCGCTCGACATACAACCTGCCTCAGCCACCTATACTAAAGAAAACCGCAAACATGTCCGAAGTCGCCTTCATCAAATCCTTCCTCTCATCGCTCGACTCCCGTCCCATCAAGCTCCGAGCAGACTATGTCCTCGACGAAGAGCGAGTCGGACCTCGCGTCCCTGTACGTCCATCCCCTCgtgcctccctcctcttccctatGCACTCCCACATGGACCCCCATAACCCAATAAATCTAACAATCAAAACAAACAGtacctcctcccccgcctcAGCGCCCCGCACCCCGAAATGCCCAAGAAAGTGCAACGGACGCAAGCCCCGGGCTCCTCGAAATCCATAACCGTACACGTAAAGAGCGCACGCAACCCCGCATTCGAATTCACCCTGCCCAACGCACCCATCACCACGACCTCAGTGCAGGACCTCAAAGACGCAGTTCAGGAACGGGTGGTTGACGCACAGGACGGAAAGGTGTCattggagaagatcaagattCTGTATAAGCGGAAGCCGGTGACGGGGAAGACGATTGCGGAGTTGTTGGCTGATGAGCCGGAGATGTTGGCTGGAGGCAAGGCGGTGGAGTTTGGGGTGATGATTATGGGAGGGGCGAAGGttgtggagggtggtgagggagatgggAATGCtactgctgccgctgctgctggtgctgctggtgcgcCTAAGGCGGCGGTTGGGCCgagtggggaggaggtgttgAGGACAGAGGCGTTTTGGGATGATTTGCAGGGGTTCTTGGAGCAGAGGTTGAAGGATAGtgaggaggcgaggaggttgaggggggtgttCAAGGGGGCTTGGGAGAAGCAATGAGTtgttatttaataatattatttaggtTCGTGTGTAGGGGAGCGTGGGGTGCTTAATCGTGGGTAGGTGTGTATTGTATGTAATATGATACCTTGTCATGGAATGATTTGACATCGATTTGGATGTGTGGCGTAAATCCTTATGTGCGAAATTGCATTGGGGTGGAATATGTGGATTGGAATATTGTACAGTTGAGGGTAGACCAATGCTCAGCGACTTTGAATACATCTATACTTCATGCTTAGGTACCCTAGTTCGCAAACGGGTTCGAGAATAATTGGGGCAGAAATCAGGCAATGTACAGGCTGGTGCGAAAGGCTCTAAAGGACAGGGCAAGGAGATCATCATACAGCGTTCATCCACAGCACCCCCCATGTACTGGGGACCAGGGATATCAAGACATTCAAGAAAGGCGACCACACGGTCCGCAAATCCTATTCATATGGAAACACACCAAGAAATTCGCTGGTATCGAAAATGTCGTGTTATAAAGACACCTTGCAGACGTGTGGCAGACAGCGGTTGAACGTCACGGAGTATAAAAGCACACATTATATCCCCCCCTTCGAGTCCGCGTGGGGTATGTGGGTCAAGGACAGGGCTAAGGATATAAAAAAGAGGTATGAAAAAAACATAAGCTCGTACCATCAGGCAGGGCTGGTCGAGCAAAGCAGCTGATTGTCAATAAAAGGGTAGAAGAGTAAAGAAACTATAACCACAGGAGTAGAAAGGAACATATGCCAGGTAGATTGACACCGTTGCAAATGCTCGAGAATCGGCCAAGCGCTCATCCATCTCATGCGTGCGAAGAACATGCCgtaggaaaaggaagaatcAGCTgtcgaaagaaagaaacataCATCAGCAAAGGGGTCTCGCTATCTCGAGAACACCTTGACAACCccgtcaccacctccactgaCGACCCAGCGGCTATCGCGGCTCCAGACGGCGGCACACACTCCTTCACCACGCATCAACCGGTGACTCGTGATTTCTTGAGTGCAGCTCCGCTTCTCGAGGTTCCAGAACCGCAAGCTGGCGTCATGACCCGCAGAGACTAGCTCACGTCCATCTGGGGATAGCGAAAGCGAGGCGATCGCCGATGGATGGGCCAACATCGTATATGTGCATTGGCCTAAACATAGATTATTAGTATACCAAATAGCTAAAGGAAGCTTGGTGAAACATACCGCTGTTAGCATCGAAGAAGCGAATGTAGCGGTCTTCGTATCCACTAATGATTACGCCTTCGACACCACTGGAGCCAGTCGCACCATGGACGACCTCTTCTTCGCCCATTGTCCGACTGGGGTCAAGTCCTGCCGAACCATCAAATCCGACTGTAGTGGCGACAACAGAGTTAACGCCCGTCGAAGGCGTGCCATCGTATGTCTCCAGACTCGCCATGCCCACAATTTCCTCGCCAGTCCTGGTATCATACACAAGGATGGAGGCGTCGGTGTAGGACACAACAAAATTGATACCTGCAAGCGACAACGGGCTAATGCacgttggggagggagactCGGTCCGAACAATCTGACGAACCATACTGTAGTGGAATGGCGTGGTAGTCGCCGTGCTGGGTTGCGGTGACGAGGGGAAGTTGGAGCCGGAAGAGATCGAGTTGGCTCTCCGGCTACCACCAGCGCGTCGAGACCCTGcttgaggggaagaaagctgCGGGGGCGCACTAACAGCCCATATGATGATACGGCCGTCCGCACCACCGGATGCGAGTAGGATACGATCGGGGCCACCGTAATGGCTGCTGGACTCGCCTAACACAGAGCCTGCGGTTCCAGGTAGAACACAGAGACCCCAGACGGCATCCGTGTGGCCATCAAGCGTCGCCTTCGGGTCAACACGTCCACGTTCCCACACTCGGACGCTGGTATCTTGTCCACCTGAGAAAACCCAGCCGTCCCCGAGCGCACGGCCTCCATTGGAGAAGTTCTGCGGAGAGCATGCTGCAAGCGCAGTCACAGCCCCCACATGTCCACGGTGAGTGAAATAGCTGGTAATGTCCAGGTCACTCGAGCTTGCGCCAAAGGTGCCATAAGTGGCGGGTATAATCCATCGTTTGATCGTTCCATCATCACTGCATGTACAAATTTCCGGCTCCGAAGGGCTTCCGCCGCCCGTGAAAATCACCGAACGGACGACATCCAAATGGCCGCGGAGGGCGAAGCGAACCTTGAAGGTCGGATCTGGCTTGGGGCCCGCTGCAAGATCAACGGCACCAtcactcttccttctggcACCGGAACTTTTCCGCCGATGCGAGAGAGATCCGGACCGCTGCGGAGACTTGGAACTGACAAAGTTTGCATTCGGGAAAGCATCCACATCAGGCCGGTGCGGTGGTACCTGTTCCGCCTGCGGTGCCGGTTCGGCCGGCTCGTCGAAGTTCCAgccatctgcatcatcaccaccttGCTCTTCCATTCGCTGTTGCTTGGCATCCTTAGCCGCCGATTGTGAGCCATATCCATCATATGCCTGGTCCCCCTGACCGGCGCGCTCTTCCATCAGCGAGTTGCCGAGGGCCTGCTTTCTATTATCGATTGCGGTAAGCGGGGTTTGTTGTGGCTCGAGGGGTCGTCTCTCCATCGCTTCCCTGGTCACAGGTGGGAAACCAAATTGATTCTGTGCGCGAGACATGGCCGCGTTATCTGCGTAGTGTGTGATGACGGGTTGGTGGTTCTGAAGCGCCACCTCTCGCGCCATCATATCGTTCGCTTgtgcttgctgctgttgctggtgctgtttcTGGCGTTGCTGCTGGAGGTATGCCTCCTCCAGGCTCTGCTGAGACAGCTGTTGGTTGCCGTAGATGTGATTTGGGAGATCCTGCTCGCCGAGTTCCGGAGGAGGGTGTGACGAAGGAATGACATGATAGGCAACTTCCTGAGAGCACTTCGAAAGGTACAATCGCGACTTCTCCCGCTCGTTCTCTTGGCGATATTCGTGTTCGTTCTCAAGGTTCACATCGACTTCGCTGGGTCCCGTATGAGGCTTGGGGCGTTGGGCTAGACAGCAATCAGTATACCGATACGATATCACCACTCCGTAAACCAACAATAATCTCACCTTTCAGAGAGTTGATGCTTTCCTTGGCAATCTCTTTCGGATCCCTAGTGTCCTCAACCTTCTCATTGTTGCTGAGCTTCCTGAccttctcgcgctccttcttcaaggCAGCCTCGAGCAACCTGACGTGCTTCCCCAATGATTCATGTAAGCGTTTACTCGTACGAACATCACCCTCCAGCTTTCCGATGCGAGACTTCATCTCCGCGCGTTCGATCTCCCAGGCATTGCGGTCACGCTCGTGACGGTGCCACTCCGTCTGCAGAAAGCGCATCACACCTAGAAATGAACCGAAAAAGCAATTAGCCTCTCCCCCCGACCGTCGAGATCTATCACTGGGTACCCACCTTGCAGGGTGTACTCCGTCCCCTGGGGATGCCCGCCGTTAGAAGACCCATCACCCCCGGGGCCGACGTACCCTCCGCCCCCAGCCATGGCCGAGGGAGACTGCCAAGCCATGCAAAATCGACaatgggagaggatgaaaggAGTGGAATTCGTAGCGACCGAGCAGCGTAGCTCACGAAGTCGCCAGAGGGAGGATCAGGAAGGGCGCTGTTCCCAATGGAAAAGGGCGAGGTGTGGTGATCTTCTGAATCGCAGCCGAGTGTTTGTCTCCGTGTAAGCCCACAGGTGGAGGGAACGGGGCGACAACGGCAGGAAGCGAAGTTCCAGGCCGTGTCAACGCCGAGGGGAGGAAAAACAAACAATGGGAATA of Aspergillus luchuensis IFO 4308 DNA, chromosome 7, nearly complete sequence contains these proteins:
- a CDS encoding uncharacterized protein (COG:S;~EggNog:ENOG410PNWE;~PFAM:PF17183,PF12754), with amino-acid sequence MSEVAFIKSFLSSLDSRPIKLRADYVLDEERVGPRVPYLLPRLSAPHPEMPKKVQRTQAPGSSKSITVHVKSARNPAFEFTLPNAPITTTSVQDLKDAVQERVVDAQDGKVSLEKIKILYKRKPVTGKTIAELLADEPEMLAGGKAVEFGVMIMGGAKVVEGGEGDGNATAAAAAGAAGAPKAAVGPSGEEVLRTEAFWDDLQGFLEQRLKDSEEARRLRGVFKGAWEKQ
- a CDS encoding cell differentiation and development protein Fsr1 (COG:D;~EggNog:ENOG410PJ75;~InterPro:IPR013258,IPR036322,IPR015943,IPR019775, IPR001680,IPR017986;~PFAM:PF00400,PF08232;~go_function: GO:0005515 - protein binding [Evidence IEA]); translated protein: MAWQSPSAMAGGGGYVGPGGDGSSNGGHPQGTEYTLQGVMRFLQTEWHRHERDRNAWEIERAEMKSRIGKLEGDVRTSKRLHESLGKHVRLLEAALKKEREKVRKLSNNEKVEDTRDPKEIAKESINSLKAQRPKPHTGPSEVDVNLENEHEYRQENEREKSRLYLSKCSQEVAYHVIPSSHPPPELGEQDLPNHIYGNQQLSQQSLEEAYLQQQRQKQHQQQQQAQANDMMAREVALQNHQPVITHYADNAAMSRAQNQFGFPPVTREAMERRPLEPQQTPLTAIDNRKQALGNSLMEERAGQGDQAYDGYGSQSAAKDAKQQRMEEQGGDDADGWNFDEPAEPAPQAEQVPPHRPDVDAFPNANFVSSKSPQRSGSLSHRRKSSGARRKSDGAVDLAAGPKPDPTFKVRFALRGHLDVVRSVIFTGGGSPSEPEICTCSDDGTIKRWIIPATYGTFGASSSDLDITSYFTHRGHVGAVTALAACSPQNFSNGGRALGDGWVFSGGQDTSVRVWERGRVDPKATLDGHTDAVWGLCVLPGTAGSVLGESSSHYGGPDRILLASGGADGRIIIWAVSAPPQLSSPQAGSRRAGGSRRANSISSGSNFPSSPQPSTATTTPFHYSMVRQIVRTESPSPTCISPLSLAGINFVVSYTDASILVYDTRTGEEIVGMASLETYDGTPSTGVNSVVATTVGFDGSAGLDPSRTMGEEEVVHGATGSSGVEGVIISGYEDRYIRFFDANSGQCTYTMLAHPSAIASLSLSPDGRELVSAGHDASLRFWNLEKRSCTQEITSHRLMRGEGVCAAVWSRDSRWVVSGGGDGVVKVFSR